The Metabacillus schmidteae genome has a segment encoding these proteins:
- the pabA gene encoding aminodeoxychorismate/anthranilate synthase component II, translated as MILMIDNYDSFTFNLVQYLGELGEELVVKRNDEITISEIEELNPQFLMISPGPCSPNEAGISMEAIEHFAGKIPIFGVCLGHQSIAQVFGGDVVRAERLMHGKTSEMHHNGETIFKGMENPFTATRYHSLIVKNETLPDCLEVTAWTEEDEIMAIRHKTLPIEGVQFHPESIMTSFGKDLLKNFISQYKPVEKS; from the coding sequence GTGATTTTAATGATCGATAATTATGATTCATTTACTTTTAATCTTGTGCAGTATTTAGGTGAGCTTGGTGAGGAATTAGTTGTTAAACGAAATGATGAAATCACCATTTCTGAAATTGAAGAGTTAAATCCACAATTTTTAATGATTTCTCCAGGGCCATGTAGTCCAAATGAAGCTGGAATAAGCATGGAGGCTATCGAACATTTTGCTGGTAAAATTCCAATATTCGGTGTGTGTTTAGGACATCAATCAATTGCACAAGTTTTCGGTGGTGATGTTGTTCGGGCAGAACGATTAATGCACGGGAAAACATCTGAAATGCACCATAACGGAGAAACTATCTTTAAAGGGATGGAAAATCCTTTTACAGCTACACGTTATCATTCATTAATTGTGAAGAATGAGACATTGCCTGATTGCCTTGAAGTAACAGCTTGGACAGAAGAAGATGAAATTATGGCTATCAGACATAAAACATTACCAATAGAAGGTGTTCAATTCCATCCGGAATCAATCATGACCTCGTTTGGAAAAGATTTATTAAA